In Cervus elaphus chromosome 5, mCerEla1.1, whole genome shotgun sequence, the following proteins share a genomic window:
- the LRRC3C gene encoding leucine-rich repeat-containing protein 3C: MQPGTSHLEPGLVRSPTPTRSPSWKRPNLYPRSPASPRPHPQPKRFSSTPHPLPPAPTFPFGHHFDRCTPAPGRCTPATSTRPVPIPSNPGASPTAPTSFPDPPVAPGYSRLGHSTAARLDSPCGAGGRGPGRVPGGGGRCCSSSCNEPRRQPPRWQLGPNQRPAPAPITSPPSAGPPAASWELNSDPKSEFFNYTSLPPDNSPDNYWLCPCRASWKRVFRDIVAHQAPLSKDFSRFYSSPRLCQSVAMFPPASHLLSLLLVIDAGGTVPSPQGVPQGCYAAEEAGERTFRCSQAGLSAVPTSIPNDTRKLYLDANRLVSVPAGAFRHLPVLEELDLSHNILAHLSGAAFQGLAGTLRRLDLSANQLASVPVEAFVGLKIQVNLSANPWRCDCALQEVLRRVRLAPGTGTGIVCGPGARPDLVGQEFLPLVGEEELCGTGRGGAQRSTDVALLVTMGGWLVLVVAYLAHYVWQNRDETRRPLKRAPVLPVRSEDSSTLSTMV; this comes from the exons ATGCAG CCTGGGACCTCGCACTTGGAGCCTGGCCTCGTCCGGAGCCCCACCCCCACACGTTCACCCAGCTGGAAGCGGCCAAACCTTTATCCCCGAAGTCCAgcctctccccgcccccatccccagcCCAAGCGCTTCTCCTCGACGCCccatcccctgcctcctgcccccactttcccctttgggcATCACTTCGACCGATgcacccccgcccccggccgATGCACCCCCGCCACCTCCACTCGCCCTGTCCCGATCCCCTCcaacccgggcgcctccccaacaGCCCCCACCTCCTTTCCCGACCCTCCTGTAGCCCCGGGGTACTCCCGGCTTGGCCACTCCACGGCCGCCCGTCTGGACTCACCGTGTGGGGCCGGAGGTCGAGGCCCAGGAAGGGTGCCCGGGGGCGGGGGCCGCTGCTGCTCCAGCAGCTGTAATGAGCCGCGGCGGCAGCCACCCCGCTGGCAGCTCGGGCCGAATCAGCGCCCCGCGCCAGCCCCCATTACGTCACCGCCCAGCGCCGGGCCGCCCGCAGCCTCCTGGGAGTT AAATTCTGACCCCAAGTCAGAGTTTTTCAACTACACCTCGCTGCCTCCAGACAACTCTCCAGACAACTACTGGCTCTGCCCCTGTCGGGCCTCCTGGAAGCGGGTTTTTCGCGATATTG tagcccaccaagctcctctgtccaaggacttctccag ATTCTACTCCAGTCCAAGACTATGCCAATCTGTGGCCATGTTCCCGCCAGCCAGTCACCTCCTGTCCCTGCTGCTGGTGATAGACGCAGGGGGGACCGTGCCCAGCCCCCAGGGGGTTCCCCAGGGCTGCTATGCGGCAGAGGAAGCTGGGGAGCGGACCTTCCGCTGCAGCCAGGCAGGTCTGAGCGCTGTGCCCACCAGCATCCCCAACGACACCCGCAAGCTCTACCTGGATGCCAACCGGCTGGTGTCGGTGCCAGCTGGTGCCTTCCGGCACCTGCCTGTCCTGGAGGAGTTGGATCTGTCCCATAACATCCTTGCCCACCTCTCAGGGGCTGCTTTCCAGGGCCTGGCGGGCACACTGCGCCGCCTTGACCTCTCTGCCAACCAGCTGGCCTCGGTGCCCGTAGAGGCTTTCGTGGGGCTAAAGATCCAAGTGAACCTGTCTGCCAACCCGTGGCGCTGCGACTGTGCCCTCCAGGAGGTGCTCCGGCGGGTGAGGCTGGCCCCGGGCACGGGGACGGGCATCGTGTGTGGCCCGGGAGCCCGACCGGACCTGGTGGGGCAGGAGTTCCTGCCGCTGGTCGGGGAGGAAGAGTTGTGTGGgacagggcggggcggggcccagCGCAGCACCGACGTGGCCCTGCTGGTCACCATGGGCGGCTGGCTGGTGCTGGTGGTGGCTTATCTGGCCCACTACGTGTGGCAGAACCGGGACGAGACCCGACGTCCCCTCAAGCGGGCCCCCGTGCTGCCTGTGCGTTCTGAGGACTCCTCCACCCTCAGCACAATGGTCTGA
- the ORMDL3 gene encoding ORM1-like protein 3 yields MNVGTAHSEVNPNTRVMNSRGIWLSYVLAIGLLHVVLLSIPFVSVPVVWTLTNLIHNMGMYIFLHTVKGTPFETPDQGKARLLTHWEQMDYGVQFTASRKFLTITPIVLYFLTSFYTKYDQIHFILNTVSLMSVLIPKLPQLHGVRIFGINKY; encoded by the exons ATGAACGTGGGAACAGCACATAGCGAGGTGAACCCCAACACGCGGGTGATGAACAGCCGCGGCATCTGGCTCTCGTACGTGCTGGCCATTGGGCTTCTCCACGTCGTACTGCTCAGCATCCCCTTTGTGAGCGTCCCCGTCGTCTGGACCCTCACCAACCTCATCCACAACATG GGCATGTACATCTTCCTGCACACAGTGAAGGGGACACCTTTTGAGACCCCGGACCAGGGCAAGGCGAGGCTGCTCACCCACTGGGAGCAGATGGACTATGGGGTCCAGTTCACCGCGTCTCGGAAATTCCTGACCATCACACCCATCGTGCT GTACTTCCTCACCAGCTTCTATACCAAGTACGACCAGATCCATTTCATCCTCAACACTGTGTCTTTGATGAGTGTGCTCATTCCCAAGCTGCCCCAGCTCCACGGAGTCCGGATTTTTGGAATCAACAAGTACTGA